The sequence below is a genomic window from Thioclava nitratireducens.
AGTTGACCGGAGACTCCGGTCACCCAGAGGAGTTCCCCGAGTATTTCTCCGGGATAAAATGGAGGGCCGAACATGGCTGTCGAAAAAATGCCTGCGGGCAGGAAACCCCAGACCACCGAGCTTGCGAACAATAAGGGCCATGCCGCCCTCGCTTGGCATCACTTCTTCCGGGGGCTGTCCGAAGAGAAGAGTGACGATACGCGCAGCGCCTTGCCGCGCGGCGTTCAGGAATGATCTTTCCTGCAACACAGGACCGGAGTTCCCGGCAAGATGGCTGAGCGATGTGATGTTCCGTGTGAACCGGTCGGCGTTCGCCACACGACTTGCCGGGAGGTGGAGCGGCAGGGGGAAGCTCCTGCCGCTTTGCTTTTTCGAAGACGGTATCGATGATCTTCAGGAACAGGGATCGTCGATCAGCCGCGCGGGCTTGGCGAAAGCGCGAAGACTTTCCGCATCGGTGATCGTCACGCCGCTCCATTCGATTTCGACGCCTTAGGGCTTCAATTGACGGATTGCGCGGCTCAAGTTCTCTGGCACGATCCCGCTATATCCGTGCGCCAGTTTGCGAAAAGATCCGGGACGAAGATCTGCTCAATCGAGGGAATGTCCGTCTACACGAACGCGGGTTCTTTCCGCAGGCGGTGCTTCTGCTCAGGAGCGTTCAGCGCGGCCCTTAGACGACGACGATTTTGGTGTTCCATTCCGCGCAGCGCTTGGTCAGCGCATCGGAGAGCGGCGCGTCTGTAAAGATCGTGTCGATCTCTTCGAGCGAGGCGAGCCGCACCGGAGCGGAGCGCGTCAGCTTCGAACTGTCGGTGACCAAGAAGACCTTGCGTGCCTGGCGTATGATTGTCCGGCTGACTCGGACTTCGGCGAGATCGTAGTCGAGCAAATCGCCCTCGTCATCGAGTGCCGAGACGCCGATCACCGCGAAATCCACTTTGAACTGGCTCATGAAATCGGCCGTCAGGTCGCCGACCAGCCCGCCATCCGACCGACGCAGGTTGCCGCCCGCCACCATGATCTCGCAACTCTCGTTCGCCAGTAAGGTATTGGCGACATTGCTGTTGTTCGTGACAACGGTAATGTTCGAATGATGGCAGAGTTCGCGCGCCACAGCCTCGGTCGTGGTGCCGAGGTTAAGGATTATCGAGCTGTTATCGGGGATCTCCTTGGCGCAGGCCCGACCGATGGCCGCTTTCGCATCCGCACCCATCCGGCGCCGTTCTTCGTAATCGAAATTGACGACGCCCTTCCGGATGACGGCGCCACCATGAACGCGGTCGAGATGTCCTGCGTCGGATAGCTCCGACAAATCGCGACGGATCGTCTGCAGCGAAACATTGAAATGCTCGGCCAGCGTTTCGACCACGACACGCCCGTCGGTGCGCGCAATTTCGAG
It includes:
- a CDS encoding DeoR/GlpR family DNA-binding transcription regulator, which translates into the protein MALNFRQNEILEIARTDGRVVVETLAEHFNVSLQTIRRDLSELSDAGHLDRVHGGAVIRKGVVNFDYEERRRMGADAKAAIGRACAKEIPDNSSIILNLGTTTEAVARELCHHSNITVVTNNSNVANTLLANESCEIMVAGGNLRRSDGGLVGDLTADFMSQFKVDFAVIGVSALDDEGDLLDYDLAEVRVSRTIIRQARKVFLVTDSSKLTRSAPVRLASLEEIDTIFTDAPLSDALTKRCAEWNTKIVVV